Proteins from one Ricinus communis isolate WT05 ecotype wild-type chromosome 9, ASM1957865v1, whole genome shotgun sequence genomic window:
- the LOC107261552 gene encoding uncharacterized mitochondrial protein AtMg00810-like, translating into MACNEPSSYFEAANSPEWLKAMQDEIDMIEKNGTWQLTRKPDSKQAIGVKWAPRAWYSRIDSHLIQQGFERSPNEATLYVKHYEEEKRIIVSVYVDDLLVTGTASNFLIEFKKQMEKEFEMSDLGPMKYFPGIEITQCDSGIFISQKKYDLDILKKFKLESCKPVATPLILNETLSKNDEKLLNPSIFRSLVGSLLYLTATRPDSMFSASLLSRFMSSPSQTHLGAAKRVLKFLKGSADHGIWYLRTRDVNLIGYADSDWAGSIDDMKSTSGYLFSLGSGVFSWNAKKQDVVAQSTAEAEYISAAAAANQAIWLRNLLNDLGFQCSSPTKLFCGNKSAIAIAENPIQHGRTKHINVKYHAIRKAEKNLQIKLIHCSSEEQLADSLTKPLPNGRFDDLKMKIGMCKANLKEC; encoded by the exons ATGGCTTGCAACGAGCCTTCAAGTTACTTTGAAGCTGCAAATTCTCCTGAATGGTTAAAAGCTATGCAAGATGAGATTGACATGATTGAGAAGAATGGGACATGGCAGCTTACAAGAAAACCTGATTCCAAGCAAGCAATTGGTGTGAAATGG GCACCAAGAGCTTGGTACAGCAGAATTGACTCTCATTTGATCCAACAAGGATTTGAGAGAAGTCCAAATGAAGCTACGTTGTATGTCAAACactatgaagaagaaaaaagaatcataGTTTCAGTCTATGTTGATGATCTGCTCGTGACTGGTACTGCCTCAAATTTTCTGATTGAATTCAAGAAACAAATGGAAAAGGAGTTTGAGATGTCAGACTTAGGACCAATGAAGTACTTTCCGGGCATAGAAATCACCCAATGTGATTCTGGTATCTTTATTTCACAGAAGAAATATGATCTTGACATACtgaaaaaattcaaacttgaGTCGTGCAAGCCTGTTGCAACTCCTTTAATTTTGAATGAGACGTTGTCAAAGAATGATGAAAAACTGTTGAATCCATCCATATTCAGAAGCTTGGTTGGTAGTTTGCTCTATTTAACTGCAACCAGACCAGATTCAATGTTCTCTGCAAGCTTACTGTCCAGATTCATGTCCTCTCCAAGCCAGACTCATCTCGGAGCTGCAAAAAGGGTTCTCAAGTTCCTAAAAGGCTCTGCAGATCATGGCATTTGGTACCTCAGAACTAGAGATGTGAATCTAATTGGGTATGCAGATAGTGATTGGGCTGGAAGCATTGATGACATGAAGAGTACATCAGGCTATCTGTTTTCACTTGGTTCAGGAGTGTTCTCTTGGAATGCAAAGAAGCAAGATGTTGTAGCTCAATCCACTGCTGAAGCTGAATACATATCAGCTGCAGCAGCAGCAAACCAAGCCATTTGGCTCAGAAATTTGCTAAATGATCTTGGTTTCCAGTGTTCTTCACCAACAAAATTGTTCTGTGGTAACAAGTCTGCCATTGCAATAGCAGAAAATCCAATTCAGCATGGCAGAACCAAGCACATTAATGTCAAGTATCATGCAATTCGTAAAGCTGAAAAGAATTTGCAGATTAAATTGATACACTGCTCCTCAGAAGAACAACTAGCAGATAGTTTAACTAAGCCTCTTCCAAATGGCAGGTTTGATGATCTGAAGATGAAGATAGGAATGTGCAAGGCTAATCTCAAGGAGTGTTAG